One Bifidobacterium crudilactis genomic region harbors:
- a CDS encoding DUF58 domain-containing protein, with protein MSSAQDTRDPVRRKIEALGIKLSLPTVRRALGILEGEHLSHRSGGTGDTMDIRAYESGDEARFIDWKSSARAGRPMIAQRERLATSRVWMLLDVGREMSGSCVGGERAIDVAANALAMFGALCLRRSDDISLVLADAASITRMQFSGGFTEFEHRLDHSLENQLRHPRHIDALLDYANTITDRNALVVLATDESALGERQLHAISRLAQSHPIVVVDVATVNPFSKPSGFRHVVDAKTARRIPAFLAQPETAKVIDTHRGFTTAALRQELDHAGSTLLHCASSELMFGEFIRIISSSLTRAGHMQLATPKTPKLGGTGSGGTDE; from the coding sequence CTTGGCATCAAGCTCTCCCTTCCGACCGTGCGTCGAGCACTCGGCATCTTGGAGGGCGAACATCTCTCCCACCGCTCGGGCGGCACCGGAGACACCATGGATATTCGTGCATACGAATCCGGTGACGAGGCTCGCTTCATCGACTGGAAGAGCAGCGCACGTGCCGGCCGTCCGATGATCGCACAGCGCGAGCGTCTTGCCACGAGTCGCGTGTGGATGCTTCTCGACGTCGGCCGCGAAATGAGCGGTAGCTGCGTCGGTGGAGAACGTGCCATTGATGTCGCAGCCAACGCCTTGGCCATGTTCGGCGCATTATGTCTGCGTCGTTCCGATGACATCTCCCTGGTGCTCGCAGATGCGGCAAGCATCACCCGCATGCAGTTCAGCGGCGGATTCACCGAATTCGAGCATCGACTCGACCATTCACTTGAAAACCAGCTGAGACATCCCAGACACATCGACGCCCTGTTGGATTATGCGAACACGATAACCGACCGCAACGCCCTGGTGGTACTGGCAACCGACGAAAGCGCGCTTGGAGAGCGGCAGCTTCACGCGATCAGCAGACTCGCGCAAAGCCACCCGATCGTCGTCGTCGATGTGGCGACGGTCAACCCCTTCTCAAAACCCTCGGGATTTCGGCATGTGGTGGATGCGAAAACCGCTAGAAGGATTCCCGCGTTTCTTGCTCAACCCGAGACGGCGAAGGTTATCGACACCCATCGTGGCTTCACGACCGCGGCGTTGAGACAGGAACTCGATCATGCCGGTTCCACCCTGCTGCACTGCGCCTCGAGTGAACTGATGTTCGGAGAATTCATCAGAATCATCTCGAGCAGCCTGACCCGGGCGGGACACATGCAGTTGGCCACCCCCAAGACACCGAAATTGGGAGGCACTGGTTCAGGAGGCACTGATGAATAA
- a CDS encoding vWA domain-containing protein, with amino-acid sequence MNTVLIWRWPWAALLAAIIAVALLTYIWMRGKRRPPIIDREQDALSWNVNADLHNEQVASKYKLWVTLKRVAFSLLVVSLIIGAALIGRPSTVNSEDEESNTRDIVLCLDVSGSTLPYDREIISTYLDLVSKFQGERIGLSIFNSTSRTVFPLTDDYTLVTKQLSNAKDILGGVQSQDDIDKMSDKQYQQISDWLDGTQNIKDQTSLIGDGLVSCAAMLPGFGYASSGQSASTTPSRSASIVLATDNVVSGTPQYTLQQALALAKSAQINVDGIFAGPDASLNDAATQEMKSHIESEGGVFLSERTGASIDELVREIDTRRGGKSQQAAQSSLLDAPAWWVVALSAVFLGYLVAVWRLRR; translated from the coding sequence ATGAATACAGTATTGATATGGCGTTGGCCGTGGGCCGCGCTCCTGGCGGCGATTATCGCCGTAGCGCTTCTGACATACATTTGGATGCGCGGAAAACGGCGTCCCCCGATAATCGACCGAGAGCAGGACGCTCTCAGCTGGAACGTTAATGCCGACCTGCACAACGAGCAGGTTGCGTCCAAATACAAGCTCTGGGTGACACTCAAACGCGTTGCCTTCTCACTGCTCGTAGTGTCGCTGATCATCGGTGCAGCACTTATCGGCAGACCGTCCACCGTGAACTCGGAAGACGAAGAGTCCAATACCAGAGACATCGTGCTGTGTCTCGACGTCTCCGGTTCCACGCTCCCCTATGACAGGGAGATCATCTCCACCTATCTCGACCTGGTGTCGAAATTCCAGGGAGAACGCATCGGATTGAGCATCTTCAATTCGACCTCCCGTACCGTCTTCCCCTTGACGGACGACTACACCCTGGTCACCAAGCAGCTGTCGAATGCGAAGGACATACTCGGCGGAGTCCAATCTCAGGACGATATCGACAAGATGAGCGACAAACAATATCAGCAGATTTCCGACTGGCTGGACGGCACACAGAACATCAAGGACCAGACTTCGCTTATCGGCGACGGCCTGGTCAGCTGCGCGGCCATGCTGCCGGGCTTCGGCTACGCCAGCTCGGGCCAGAGCGCGAGCACAACACCGTCGCGTTCGGCATCCATTGTGCTGGCCACCGACAACGTCGTTTCCGGCACCCCTCAATACACCTTGCAGCAGGCGCTCGCATTGGCCAAAAGCGCCCAGATTAATGTGGACGGCATCTTCGCGGGACCTGATGCCAGCCTGAACGACGCAGCGACCCAGGAGATGAAAAGCCATATCGAGAGCGAAGGCGGCGTATTCCTCAGCGAACGCACCGGCGCTTCGATAGACGAACTCGTCCGGGAAATCGACACCCGCCGCGGCGGCAAATCACAGCAGGCGGCGCAATCCAGCCTGCTGGATGCGCCCGCGTGGTGGGTCGTCGCGCTCAGCGCGGTGTTCCTAGGCTATCTGGTAGCAGTTTGGAGGTTGAGACGATGA